Proteins encoded in a region of the Spongiibacter tropicus DSM 19543 genome:
- the murG gene encoding undecaprenyldiphospho-muramoylpentapeptide beta-N-acetylglucosaminyltransferase, with translation MATKPCVLIMAGGTGGHVFPALSVAEALRQRGVELHWLGTAQGIEARLVPAADIPLHCLKMAGVRGKNPLFRLLALAKAGLAVLSSMLLLRRLKPFCVIGLGGYASGPGGLAAKLMGIPVLIHEQNAVAGTTNRLLAKLAKRCLTGYPIELGGDKSRYIGNPVRRDIAELPAPSLRFAERESGLRVLVVGGSLGALAINECMVKTWALLADLPQLQLWHQTGRAHEDTVRKAYAESGLSVRADAFIDDMAEAYAWADVVVCRAGALTVAELAAAGLSAILIPLPNAIDDHQRANAQWFVDGGAGEILDQRELTPERLADRLRELATQPELLRERAEAARALAKIDAADVAADCCMEYAHGH, from the coding sequence ATGGCCACTAAGCCCTGTGTGTTGATTATGGCGGGTGGCACAGGCGGTCACGTCTTCCCCGCTTTGTCGGTGGCGGAGGCGCTGCGTCAGCGCGGTGTTGAACTGCATTGGTTGGGCACGGCGCAGGGGATTGAGGCCCGGCTGGTGCCTGCCGCCGATATTCCGCTGCACTGTCTGAAAATGGCCGGTGTGCGCGGCAAAAACCCCCTGTTCCGACTGCTGGCGCTGGCTAAGGCCGGACTGGCGGTTCTGAGCAGTATGTTGCTGCTACGTCGTCTCAAACCCTTCTGCGTGATAGGTCTGGGTGGCTACGCTTCGGGGCCGGGCGGATTGGCCGCAAAACTGATGGGTATTCCGGTACTCATTCATGAGCAGAACGCGGTGGCCGGCACGACCAATCGCTTGCTGGCTAAGTTGGCTAAACGTTGCCTGACCGGGTATCCCATTGAGCTGGGCGGCGATAAAAGCCGCTACATCGGTAACCCGGTGCGTCGGGATATTGCCGAACTACCTGCGCCGTCGTTGCGCTTTGCCGAGCGAGAGTCCGGTTTGCGGGTGTTGGTGGTGGGCGGCAGCCTGGGCGCGCTGGCAATTAACGAATGCATGGTGAAAACCTGGGCGCTGCTTGCCGATCTGCCGCAGCTGCAATTGTGGCACCAAACCGGCCGTGCTCACGAAGACACGGTACGCAAGGCCTACGCCGAATCTGGGCTGAGTGTGCGCGCTGATGCGTTTATCGACGACATGGCCGAGGCCTATGCCTGGGCCGATGTGGTGGTATGCCGGGCCGGTGCACTGACTGTGGCCGAGCTTGCGGCGGCCGGACTGTCAGCAATTCTAATTCCACTGCCGAACGCGATTGACGATCACCAGCGCGCGAATGCGCAGTGGTTTGTCGATGGCGGTGCGGGCGAAATTCTTGACCAGCGTGAACTCACGCCGGAGCGCCTTGCAGACCGCCTGCGCGAACTCGCGACGCAGCCGGAGCTATTGCGCGAGCGCGCGGAAGCGGCGCGGGCGCTGGCAAAAATCGATGCTGCTGATGTGGCTGCCGACTGTTGTATGGAGTATGCCCATGGTCACTAA
- the murC gene encoding UDP-N-acetylmuramate--L-alanine ligase, which translates to MVTKHPFIVPEMRRVKRIHFVGIGGAGMCGIAEVLLNLGYVVSGSDLKASLSTARLQRLGANVSFGHRGENIQQCDVVVVSSAVKADNPEVLSAREQRIPIVPRAEMLAELMRYRHGIAVAGTHGKTTTTSLITSIFAEAGLDPTFVIGGLVNSAGTNAALGESRYLVAEADESDASFLHLQPMVSVVTNIEADHMDTYGGDFSRLKQTFIDFLHNLPFYGVAVVCVDDPVVRELLPEIGRQTLTYGFAEDADFRIHSVEQDGLQSHFRVSRRKGGELALTIGQPGIHNVLNATAAVAVASDEGLDDTAICRGIANFQGVGRRFQRYGEQLLAEGSFMLVDDYGHHPTEVAATIAAARQAWPDRRLFMLYQPHRYTRTRDLYEDFVKVLGSVDALALLDVYSAGESPIPGADSRNLCRSIRLQGKLEPLFVDGPEQALAQLRPHLRPGDVLLTQGAGNIGALAQQFSTQDWTQAS; encoded by the coding sequence ATGGTCACTAAGCATCCGTTCATTGTTCCCGAAATGCGCAGAGTGAAGCGCATCCATTTTGTGGGCATCGGTGGTGCCGGTATGTGCGGTATTGCCGAGGTGCTGTTGAACCTGGGTTATGTGGTGTCGGGTTCTGACTTGAAGGCTTCACTGAGCACCGCCAGGCTTCAGCGCCTGGGGGCGAACGTGAGTTTTGGCCATCGCGGCGAAAACATCCAGCAGTGCGATGTGGTGGTGGTATCCAGTGCGGTGAAGGCTGACAACCCGGAAGTGCTGAGCGCAAGAGAGCAGCGCATTCCTATTGTGCCGCGCGCCGAAATGCTGGCAGAACTCATGCGCTATCGCCATGGCATTGCAGTGGCGGGCACGCATGGAAAAACCACCACTACCAGCCTGATTACCTCGATTTTTGCCGAGGCGGGGCTGGATCCGACATTTGTTATTGGTGGGCTGGTAAACAGTGCGGGCACCAATGCGGCGCTCGGCGAAAGCCGTTATCTGGTGGCAGAGGCGGACGAGAGCGACGCGTCATTCCTGCATCTGCAGCCAATGGTGTCGGTGGTGACGAATATCGAAGCTGACCACATGGACACCTATGGTGGCGACTTCAGTCGTTTAAAGCAGACCTTTATCGATTTTCTCCACAATCTGCCGTTCTACGGGGTGGCCGTGGTGTGTGTGGATGACCCGGTGGTGCGGGAGTTGTTGCCGGAAATTGGCCGCCAAACACTGACCTATGGTTTCGCGGAAGACGCGGATTTCCGTATCCACAGCGTTGAGCAGGACGGGCTGCAAAGCCACTTCCGCGTGAGCCGCCGCAAGGGCGGCGAGCTGGCGCTGACTATCGGTCAGCCCGGTATTCACAATGTGCTTAATGCGACGGCGGCAGTGGCGGTTGCCAGTGATGAAGGCCTGGATGATACGGCGATCTGTCGCGGTATCGCCAATTTTCAGGGCGTCGGTCGCCGCTTTCAGCGCTATGGCGAACAGTTGCTGGCAGAGGGCAGTTTCATGCTGGTAGACGATTACGGCCACCACCCCACTGAAGTGGCGGCGACGATTGCGGCGGCGCGTCAGGCCTGGCCGGATCGCCGCTTGTTCATGTTGTATCAGCCGCATCGCTACACACGCACGCGCGATCTCTATGAGGATTTCGTCAAAGTGCTGGGCAGTGTGGACGCACTGGCTCTGCTGGATGTGTATTCAGCGGGCGAATCGCCGATCCCCGGAGCGGACAGTCGCAACCTCTGCCGCAGTATTCGCTTGCAGGGCAAGCTGGAGCCGCTGTTCGTCGATGGGCCTGAACAGGCGTTGGCGCAGCTGCGCCCCCATTTGCGCCCCGGTGATGTTCTGCTGACTCAGGGGGCGGGGAATATCGGCGCACTGGCGCAACAATTTTCAACGCAGGATTGGACGCAGGCGAGTTAG
- the mraY gene encoding phospho-N-acetylmuramoyl-pentapeptide-transferase — MLLLLSEYLSQHISGFAVFQYLSFRGILGVLTALAISLLVGPGMIRRLNYYQIGQAVRDDGPKSHLSKSGTPTMGGALILVAIFTSTLLWADLRNPFVWTVLIVTFVFGAVGWVDDYRKVIERNPRGLPAKWKYFWQSVAGIGAAVFLYINADSPVDTTLYFPFFKNLSWQMGPLFMVLCYFVIVGSSNAVNLTDGLDGLAILPTVLVGSALGLIAYLTGHVKFAEYLHIPYVAGAGELIVICGALAGAGLGFLWFNTYPAQVFMGDVGALALGATLGTIAVITRHEIVFFIMGGIFVLETVSVILQVASFKLTGKRIFRMAPIHHHFELKGWPEPRVIVRFWIITVMLVLFGLATLKLR; from the coding sequence ATGCTGTTACTGCTATCGGAATATCTCAGCCAGCATATCAGCGGTTTTGCTGTGTTCCAGTACCTCAGTTTCCGGGGCATTCTCGGTGTGCTGACGGCGCTCGCGATTTCGCTGTTGGTCGGGCCGGGCATGATTCGCCGCCTCAATTACTATCAAATCGGCCAGGCCGTTCGTGACGACGGCCCTAAATCGCACCTGAGCAAGTCCGGCACGCCGACCATGGGCGGTGCCTTGATTCTGGTGGCGATTTTTACCAGCACCTTGCTGTGGGCGGATCTGCGTAACCCCTTCGTGTGGACCGTGCTGATCGTTACCTTTGTATTCGGTGCTGTGGGCTGGGTAGATGATTACCGAAAGGTGATCGAGCGGAATCCCCGCGGTTTGCCCGCGAAGTGGAAATACTTCTGGCAGAGCGTGGCCGGCATCGGTGCGGCGGTCTTTCTTTATATCAATGCGGACAGCCCGGTGGATACCACGCTCTACTTCCCGTTCTTCAAGAACCTGAGCTGGCAGATGGGCCCGCTGTTTATGGTGCTGTGCTACTTCGTTATCGTCGGCTCCAGTAACGCGGTGAACCTGACCGATGGCCTCGATGGCCTGGCGATTCTGCCTACCGTACTGGTGGGGTCAGCGCTGGGGCTGATTGCCTACCTGACCGGTCACGTGAAATTTGCCGAGTATCTGCACATTCCCTATGTAGCGGGGGCGGGGGAGCTGATTGTGATCTGCGGCGCGCTGGCGGGTGCTGGGCTCGGCTTTCTGTGGTTCAACACCTACCCCGCGCAGGTGTTTATGGGCGATGTCGGCGCGCTGGCGCTGGGGGCAACCTTGGGCACCATTGCCGTGATCACCCGCCACGAGATCGTATTTTTCATTATGGGCGGCATTTTCGTGCTGGAAACCGTGTCGGTCATCCTGCAGGTGGCGTCCTTCAAATTAACCGGTAAACGCATTTTCCGCATGGCGCCGATTCACCACCACTTCGAGCTGAAGGGGTGGCCGGAGCCGCGAGTCATTGTGCGTTTCTGGATTATCACGGTGATGCTGGTGCTGTTTGGCCTGGCAACACTGAAACTGCGTTAA
- the ftsZ gene encoding cell division protein FtsZ produces the protein MFELVDNVPQNAVIKVVGVGGGGGNAVKHMIANDVDGVDFICANTDAQALTDVMSKTVLQLGTAITKGLGAGANPEVGRQAAIEDRDRIAEALEGADMVFITAGMGGGTGTGGAPVVAEVARELGILTVAVVTKPFPFEGKKRMTVAEAGMRELRQHVDSLITIPNEKLLPVLGKNTSLLDAFKAANDVLLGAVQGIADLIIRPGMINVDFADVRTVMSEMGMAMMGSGIASGENRACEAAEAAIRSPLLEDVNLEGARGILVNITAGLDLSLGEFSDVGDTIKEFASEDATVVVGTVIDPDMSDELRVTVVATGLDGIAQEAPLKVVESKPVERASDYRKLDRPTIMRNQQAAAAREAVPASPVVEDKDMEYLDIPAFLRRQAD, from the coding sequence ATGTTTGAACTCGTAGATAACGTTCCTCAGAACGCAGTAATTAAAGTGGTGGGTGTCGGTGGTGGCGGCGGCAATGCCGTTAAGCACATGATTGCCAACGATGTTGATGGTGTGGATTTCATCTGCGCCAACACCGACGCGCAGGCGTTGACGGATGTGATGTCAAAAACTGTTCTGCAGCTTGGCACCGCCATCACCAAAGGGCTGGGCGCAGGTGCCAACCCCGAGGTGGGGCGTCAGGCGGCTATTGAAGATCGCGATCGCATCGCGGAAGCACTGGAAGGTGCCGATATGGTGTTCATCACCGCGGGTATGGGTGGTGGTACTGGTACTGGCGGCGCGCCAGTGGTTGCAGAAGTGGCGCGTGAGCTGGGTATTCTGACCGTGGCAGTGGTCACCAAGCCCTTCCCCTTCGAAGGCAAGAAGCGGATGACCGTTGCTGAAGCGGGCATGCGGGAACTGCGTCAGCACGTTGACTCGCTGATCACGATTCCCAACGAGAAGCTGCTGCCGGTGCTGGGTAAAAACACCAGTCTGCTGGATGCTTTCAAGGCGGCCAACGACGTATTGTTGGGGGCGGTGCAAGGCATTGCTGACCTTATCATCCGTCCGGGTATGATCAACGTCGACTTTGCCGATGTGCGCACCGTGATGTCTGAAATGGGTATGGCGATGATGGGCAGTGGTATTGCCAGCGGTGAGAACCGTGCCTGTGAAGCCGCTGAGGCCGCGATTCGCAGCCCGCTGCTGGAAGACGTTAACCTCGAGGGTGCCCGTGGCATTTTGGTAAATATTACCGCGGGATTGGACCTCTCCCTAGGCGAGTTCAGCGATGTCGGGGATACTATCAAGGAATTTGCGTCTGAGGACGCTACCGTGGTGGTTGGTACGGTGATCGATCCGGATATGAGCGACGAGCTGCGAGTCACTGTCGTGGCAACTGGTCTGGACGGCATCGCGCAGGAAGCCCCGCTGAAAGTGGTCGAGAGCAAGCCCGTTGAGCGCGCTAGTGACTACCGCAAGCTGGACCGGCCGACAATTATGCGTAACCAGCAGGCAGCTGCCGCTCGTGAAGCCGTTCCCGCTTCGCCGGTGGTGGAAGACAAAGACATGGAATATCTGGATATTCCTGCGTTTTTGCGCCGCCAAGCTGACTGA
- the ftsW gene encoding putative lipid II flippase FtsW, which produces MLSLRTAWQDLQDMDRQLQWLLVALLAVGFVAMTSASIEHAASRYDDAFFFAKRYGLHFTLAFGLSLVMYFTPVAFWERTGWLWLLIGFLLLALVLVPGVGREVNGSRRWLALGPLTLQASEFVKLFVIFYLAGYLVRRGEEVQERFSGFIKPMALLFAVTLLLMLEPDFGATVVTAGTAFVMIFLGGVKLGQFLLVILSCLASAVALVIFEPYRMQRLTAFTDPWADQFNTGYQLTQSLIAFGRGELAGVGLGNSVQKLFYLPEAHTDFVFAILAEEFGFMGTVVVIGLFVGLVGRMMWIGRHAELTGRRFHAFVAYGVSMMISAQAFINMGVNAGLLPTKGLTLPFLSYGGSSLMVCMAMVALVARIERECRGEYGH; this is translated from the coding sequence ATGCTTAGCCTTCGCACTGCCTGGCAGGACTTGCAGGATATGGATCGCCAGCTTCAGTGGTTGCTGGTGGCACTGCTGGCAGTAGGGTTTGTGGCGATGACGTCGGCGTCGATTGAGCACGCGGCCAGCCGTTACGACGATGCCTTCTTCTTTGCCAAGCGCTATGGCCTGCATTTTACGTTGGCCTTCGGTTTGAGCCTGGTGATGTATTTCACCCCCGTCGCGTTCTGGGAGCGCACGGGATGGCTGTGGCTGTTGATTGGCTTCCTGCTGCTGGCGCTGGTGTTGGTGCCCGGCGTGGGGCGCGAAGTGAACGGAAGTCGTCGCTGGCTGGCCTTGGGGCCGCTGACCCTGCAGGCCTCCGAGTTCGTCAAGCTGTTCGTGATCTTTTATCTCGCGGGCTATCTGGTACGCCGCGGTGAAGAGGTGCAGGAGCGTTTTTCGGGCTTTATCAAACCCATGGCGCTGCTGTTTGCGGTCACGCTATTGCTGATGCTTGAGCCGGACTTTGGCGCGACCGTGGTGACTGCCGGTACGGCATTTGTAATGATTTTTCTCGGCGGCGTGAAACTAGGGCAGTTTCTGCTGGTCATTCTCAGCTGTTTGGCCAGTGCCGTGGCACTGGTGATTTTTGAGCCCTATCGGATGCAGCGTTTAACGGCTTTCACCGACCCTTGGGCCGACCAATTCAATACCGGTTACCAGCTTACTCAATCGTTGATTGCCTTCGGGCGCGGCGAATTGGCGGGTGTCGGTTTAGGGAACAGCGTGCAGAAATTGTTTTACCTGCCTGAGGCGCACACCGACTTTGTGTTTGCCATTCTGGCAGAAGAATTTGGCTTTATGGGTACGGTTGTAGTCATTGGCCTGTTCGTCGGTCTGGTCGGGCGGATGATGTGGATCGGCCGCCACGCCGAACTCACCGGTCGCCGTTTTCATGCTTTTGTGGCGTACGGCGTATCGATGATGATCAGTGCACAGGCGTTCATCAATATGGGCGTTAATGCGGGATTGTTGCCGACAAAGGGGCTGACCTTGCCCTTTCTCAGCTACGGCGGCAGCAGCCTGATGGTGTGCATGGCGATGGTGGCATTGGTCGCCCGCATTGAGCGCGAATGCAGGGGGGAATATGGCCACTAA
- the murD gene encoding UDP-N-acetylmuramoyl-L-alanine--D-glutamate ligase, which yields MSLIASDNKRVIVGLGATGLSVARYLSSRGLPFAVADSREQPPGLDDFRQAYPDVELQLGAFSDEQFTGASELLVNPGIPLSEPAIAAAAKAGVRISGDIDCFHEAAKAPIVAITGSNGKSTVTTLVGDMADRAGLRVAVGGNLGTPALDLLSDDCELYVLELSSFQLERCQQLGAKVATVLNVSADHLDHHGSMLAYHQAKHRIFQGCKKVVINADDSLTQPLVPEDVEKWVFSLGRSDFRRFGLLEQPGQRYLALAREPLMSADELRITGRHNLSNALAALAIGAAADLPMAAMLDTLREFPGLPHRCEFVDEQNGVRFYNDSKGTNVGASVSAIEGLAEQGRVVLIAGGLAKGGDFAPLAEALRRHGRAAVLIGEAAPQIASAINNQVPTVNADSMSAAVAAARKLAETGDVVLLSPACASFDMFRSYGDRGEQFCEAVREVSHA from the coding sequence GTGAGCCTCATTGCATCGGACAATAAGCGCGTGATTGTGGGACTGGGAGCCACCGGGCTTTCTGTTGCCCGCTATCTGTCGTCGCGTGGTTTGCCCTTTGCTGTGGCAGACAGTCGCGAACAGCCGCCCGGCCTTGATGATTTTCGTCAAGCCTATCCGGATGTTGAGCTTCAACTGGGCGCTTTTTCTGACGAGCAATTTACCGGCGCCAGTGAGCTGTTGGTGAACCCCGGTATTCCTCTGAGTGAGCCGGCCATTGCGGCGGCAGCTAAAGCCGGTGTGCGCATCAGCGGCGATATCGATTGCTTCCACGAGGCGGCCAAGGCGCCTATCGTGGCGATTACCGGTTCCAACGGCAAAAGCACCGTGACCACCCTGGTCGGTGATATGGCAGATCGCGCTGGTCTGCGTGTGGCCGTGGGCGGCAATTTGGGCACCCCCGCCCTGGATCTGCTCAGCGACGACTGCGAGCTGTATGTGCTGGAACTGTCATCTTTTCAGTTGGAGCGCTGTCAGCAGTTGGGCGCGAAAGTGGCGACGGTGTTGAATGTCAGCGCCGATCACCTCGACCACCACGGGTCGATGCTGGCCTACCATCAGGCCAAACACCGCATTTTTCAGGGCTGTAAAAAAGTGGTGATCAACGCTGATGACAGCCTGACGCAGCCGCTGGTGCCTGAGGACGTCGAAAAGTGGGTCTTCAGTCTGGGGCGTTCGGATTTCCGCCGCTTCGGCCTGCTGGAACAGCCGGGTCAGCGCTATTTGGCGTTGGCGCGCGAGCCGTTGATGTCAGCGGATGAGCTGCGTATCACCGGACGCCACAACCTCAGCAATGCGCTCGCGGCGCTGGCAATTGGCGCAGCTGCCGATCTCCCGATGGCGGCGATGCTGGATACCCTGCGCGAATTTCCCGGCTTGCCCCATCGCTGCGAATTTGTCGATGAGCAAAACGGCGTGCGGTTTTACAACGACTCCAAGGGCACAAATGTGGGCGCCTCGGTGTCGGCGATTGAAGGCTTGGCTGAGCAAGGTCGCGTCGTGCTGATCGCCGGTGGCCTGGCAAAAGGCGGCGACTTTGCACCGCTGGCGGAAGCGCTTCGTCGCCATGGGCGAGCTGCGGTACTGATTGGCGAAGCGGCGCCGCAGATCGCCTCGGCAATAAACAATCAAGTGCCGACCGTAAACGCCGACAGCATGTCGGCTGCGGTTGCGGCTGCCCGGAAGTTGGCCGAAACCGGCGATGTGGTGCTGCTGTCTCCGGCCTGTGCCAGCTTCGATATGTTTCGTAGCTATGGTGACCGCGGTGAGCAGTTCTGTGAAGCCGTGCGGGAGGTGAGCCATGCTTAG
- a CDS encoding cell division protein FtsQ/DivIB, protein MAAKQNRFKRSRGGEEKRRMGSRREWGRIFNRLLLLSAALGFVYGVEKLGERLDGIPVERVVFAGDLHHVNREVLVERVTSHLAVGYLGLDLPAIQAELEQEPWVYRAVVERLWPRELKITIVEETPIAVWGRGGLLNHRGRIFEPEEGRAYRGDLPVLDGPEGSALEMMRQYRLMSQLLGDENLQLNTLEMSARGSWTARIENDVELVLGRQEPLEKLRRFLWVYRQSLAADFAKVARVDMRYVNGLAVAWAEQQNKG, encoded by the coding sequence ATGGCGGCTAAGCAGAACCGATTCAAGCGCTCCCGTGGCGGCGAAGAAAAGCGCCGCATGGGAAGTCGCCGGGAGTGGGGGCGAATTTTTAATCGCCTGTTGCTGCTGTCGGCTGCGTTGGGTTTTGTCTACGGCGTGGAAAAACTGGGAGAGCGTCTCGACGGTATTCCCGTTGAGCGAGTGGTTTTTGCGGGTGATCTGCACCACGTGAATCGAGAGGTACTCGTTGAACGGGTGACCAGCCATTTGGCTGTCGGGTATCTGGGCTTGGATTTGCCTGCGATTCAGGCCGAGTTGGAGCAGGAACCGTGGGTATACCGAGCGGTGGTGGAGCGGCTGTGGCCGCGTGAACTGAAAATCACCATCGTTGAAGAAACGCCAATTGCTGTGTGGGGGCGTGGTGGCTTGTTAAACCATCGCGGCCGTATTTTCGAACCGGAAGAAGGGCGTGCTTACCGCGGTGATCTGCCGGTGCTGGACGGTCCAGAGGGCAGTGCGCTGGAGATGATGCGCCAGTACCGATTGATGAGCCAGCTGCTGGGTGATGAAAATCTGCAGCTCAATACGCTGGAAATGAGTGCGCGGGGTAGTTGGACCGCTCGCATCGAAAATGATGTGGAGCTGGTGTTGGGGCGGCAGGAGCCGCTGGAGAAGTTGCGGCGTTTTCTGTGGGTATACCGCCAGTCTCTGGCGGCAGATTTCGCCAAAGTCGCGCGTGTGGATATGCGCTATGTAAATGGTCTGGCCGTTGCCTGGGCCGAACAACAGAACAAGGGATAA
- a CDS encoding D-alanine--D-alanine ligase, whose translation MTDTAINTVMQAIGGQIAVLLGGSSAEREVSLRSGAAVMEAFARLGIPATAIDTRDADWMQQLAPFSHCFLALHGPGGEDGTVQGALECLGKSYTGSGVMASALAMDKLRCKLLWLGHGLSTPKFVELDEHSDWKVISKTLGQAIVKPACEGSSIGMSRADSAAELEAAWHTAKPYGRVFAEQWITGGEYTVAVLDGQALPAIRLETDAAFYDFNAKYLSDTTRYHCPAGLSEDDEQGLRKLAVQAFDAVGCRGWGRVDVMRDERGRFYLLEINTVPGMTDHSLVPMAAKQSGLNFDQLVLRILQSSLNDTEAAHGG comes from the coding sequence ATGACGGACACGGCCATTAACACAGTGATGCAAGCCATTGGCGGTCAAATCGCCGTGCTGCTGGGTGGCAGCTCGGCAGAGCGTGAAGTCTCGTTGCGCAGTGGAGCGGCGGTGATGGAGGCCTTTGCTCGCTTGGGTATCCCTGCCACCGCAATCGATACCCGCGATGCTGACTGGATGCAGCAGCTTGCGCCGTTCAGTCACTGCTTTCTGGCCTTGCATGGGCCCGGTGGTGAAGACGGCACAGTTCAGGGCGCGCTGGAATGTCTGGGTAAGTCGTACACCGGCAGCGGCGTGATGGCTTCTGCGCTGGCTATGGATAAGTTGCGCTGCAAGCTGCTCTGGTTAGGACACGGCCTGAGTACGCCAAAGTTTGTTGAGCTGGATGAGCACAGTGACTGGAAGGTCATCAGTAAAACGCTGGGGCAGGCGATTGTGAAGCCGGCCTGCGAGGGCTCAAGCATTGGCATGTCCCGTGCCGATAGCGCGGCGGAGCTCGAAGCGGCGTGGCATACCGCGAAGCCCTACGGTCGGGTGTTTGCGGAACAGTGGATAACGGGTGGCGAGTACACCGTGGCGGTACTGGATGGTCAGGCTTTACCGGCGATCCGGCTGGAGACCGATGCAGCTTTTTACGATTTCAATGCCAAGTACCTGTCTGACACTACGCGCTATCACTGCCCGGCGGGGTTGAGCGAAGACGACGAGCAGGGTTTGCGAAAGCTGGCGGTGCAGGCCTTTGATGCGGTCGGCTGCAGAGGCTGGGGACGGGTAGACGTGATGCGCGATGAGCGCGGCCGTTTCTATTTACTGGAGATCAATACCGTGCCGGGGATGACCGATCACAGCCTGGTCCCGATGGCCGCCAAGCAGTCGGGGTTGAATTTTGATCAATTGGTGCTGCGCATTTTACAGAGCAGCCTGAACGACACTGAGGCGGCCCATGGCGGCTAA
- the ftsA gene encoding cell division protein FtsA, with the protein MSNANAGRMVVGLDIGTSKVVAIVGAINDEGKLEVVGIGSHPSRGLKKGVVVNIESTVQSIQRAVEEAELMAGCEIHSVYVGIAGNHIRSLNSHGIVAIRDREVFQLDLDRVIDAAQAVAIPADQKVLHILPQEFVIDEQEGIKEPLGMSGVRLEAKVHLVTCAVNAVQNIEKCIRRCGLEVEDVILEQLASSYSVLTDDEKELGVCLVDIGGGTSDIAIFTDGAIRHTGVIPIAGDQVTNDIAMALRTPTQYAEEIKIKYACALTQLAGEGETIKVPSVGERAPRELSRQALAEVVEPRYDELFTLVQAELRRSGYEDLCAAGIVLTGGTSKMEGVVELAEEIFHMPVRIGSPQGIRGLTDIVRNPIYATSVGLLQYGLKHQEQSGGRGRVRQDGFVSRLKNWVQNNF; encoded by the coding sequence ATGTCTAATGCAAATGCCGGAAGAATGGTGGTCGGACTGGATATCGGTACCTCGAAAGTGGTGGCGATTGTGGGTGCGATCAACGATGAGGGCAAGCTGGAGGTTGTGGGTATTGGCTCGCATCCCTCTCGTGGCCTGAAGAAAGGCGTGGTCGTCAATATTGAGTCCACCGTCCAGTCCATTCAGCGGGCCGTGGAAGAGGCGGAGTTGATGGCTGGCTGCGAAATCCACAGCGTGTATGTGGGGATCGCCGGTAACCACATTCGCAGCCTCAACTCTCACGGTATCGTGGCGATCCGTGACCGCGAAGTCTTTCAGTTGGATCTCGACAGGGTGATTGATGCGGCTCAGGCCGTGGCGATTCCTGCCGATCAGAAAGTGCTGCATATCCTGCCTCAGGAATTTGTGATCGATGAACAGGAAGGCATCAAGGAACCATTGGGCATGTCAGGTGTGCGCCTGGAAGCCAAAGTGCACCTGGTGACCTGTGCGGTGAATGCCGTGCAAAACATCGAGAAATGTATCCGTCGCTGCGGCCTCGAGGTCGAGGACGTGATTCTCGAGCAGTTGGCGTCCAGTTACTCGGTGCTGACAGACGATGAGAAGGAGCTGGGGGTGTGCTTGGTGGACATCGGTGGTGGTACCAGCGATATCGCCATCTTTACCGACGGGGCGATACGCCACACTGGCGTAATCCCCATCGCGGGTGATCAGGTGACCAATGACATCGCCATGGCGCTGCGTACGCCCACCCAGTACGCCGAGGAAATTAAAATCAAATATGCCTGTGCGCTGACTCAGCTCGCGGGTGAAGGTGAAACCATCAAAGTGCCCAGCGTGGGTGAGCGCGCGCCGCGTGAGCTGTCCCGTCAGGCCTTGGCAGAGGTAGTTGAGCCCCGCTATGACGAGCTGTTCACGCTGGTTCAGGCCGAATTGCGCCGCAGCGGCTACGAAGACCTCTGTGCGGCGGGCATTGTGCTGACTGGCGGTACTTCAAAGATGGAGGGCGTCGTTGAGCTGGCGGAAGAGATATTCCACATGCCTGTGCGCATTGGGTCTCCGCAGGGTATTCGCGGCCTCACCGACATTGTGCGCAATCCAATTTATGCCACTAGCGTGGGTTTGCTGCAGTACGGACTGAAGCATCAGGAACAATCCGGCGGGCGCGGGCGCGTTCGTCAGGACGGTTTTGTATCCCGGTTGAAAAACTGGGTGCAGAACAATTTTTAA